The segment TGTGGAACCGGTGATCCTGAAGTACCTGAACCGACTATCGGACTGGTTGTTTGTATTTGCCCGCTGGCTTAGCCTACAGGCCCAGAGCGAAGAGGTGGTATGGAAACCGCGTCAAGACTGAACGGAAATGGCATACGGCAGCTAGTGGGGGGCTAGTGTCAGCACAGCCGCACGATGCGGTATAGTGCAGCTGTGCTGCGGCTTGCCTGTGCTAGATGCGGCTGAAGATGCGCCCAGGCTTCTGGGCCACATAGCCCTTGAACTCGAGGGTAAGCAGCAGAGATACCAGCCGGTTGGGCTGGATGTGCGCCTGATAGCTAAGGCGGTCCAGGCCCGACTCGCCCTGCTCCAGCAGATGGAGCACCTGCTGCTCCTCAGCGCTCAGGTCTGCCTGTATAGGCCGGAAGCGGGGGGTGCCGGGGCGGCCCTGGGGGCGAGCCGCCAGATTCAGGTCTTCCAGCACCTCCTCCGGGTCTGTTACCAGCCTGGCTATCTGGTCGCGTATCAGGCGGTTGCAGCCCGCCGAGTAGGTGTCTCCCACCCTGCCGGGCAGGGCATATACATTGCGGCTCTGGTCAAAGCCCAGCCTGGCGGTGATGAGGGCCCCGCCCTTTTCAGCAGCCTCTATCACAATGATGGCCTCGCACAGCCCGCTTATGATGCGGTTTCGTTCGGGGAAGTGAGCGGCATCCGGCTCGGTGCCGGTCATGTACTCACTTATCAGCGCACCCTGCTCCTGCATCTGGCTGGCCGTACGGCGGTGTGCGGCAGGATACAGCTTGTCTAGCCCATGGGCAAGCACCCCCAGGGTGCGTCCGCCGGCCTCTAGCACAGCGCGGTGGGCTACTATGTCTATGCCATAGGCTAGGCCACTCACCACCGTGTAGCCCAGGGTGGCAAAATACTGGGCAAAGCGCGTGGCAGCCTGCCGGCCATAGTCGCTGGCCCGGCGGGTGCCTACTATGGCAATGCAGGGCTCGCTGCCAAAGCTGTAAGCCCCCCGGGTAAACAGAAAAATCGGCGCATTGTAGATGCTCTTCAGTGCCTCGGGATACCCGGCCTCGCTATAGCAGCGCATCTGTATACCCTGCTGCTGCATGTAGTTCAGCTCCAGCTCGGCCCGCTGCAGGTAAGTGGCGGCATCCTGCCGCAGG is part of the Bacteroidota bacterium genome and harbors:
- the dprA gene encoding DNA-processing protein DprA, translating into MTTEEKQYLLALSQIPKVGSVTAKNLVAYCGGARQVFHTPPGMLLKIPDVGPKLVAALRQDAATYLQRAELELNYMQQQGIQMRCYSEAGYPEALKSIYNAPIFLFTRGAYSFGSEPCIAIVGTRRASDYGRQAATRFAQYFATLGYTVVSGLAYGIDIVAHRAVLEAGGRTLGVLAHGLDKLYPAAHRRTASQMQEQGALISEYMTGTEPDAAHFPERNRIISGLCEAIIVIEAAEKGGALITARLGFDQSRNVYALPGRVGDTYSAGCNRLIRDQIARLVTDPEEVLEDLNLAARPQGRPGTPRFRPIQADLSAEEQQVLHLLEQGESGLDRLSYQAHIQPNRLVSLLLTLEFKGYVAQKPGRIFSRI